One part of the Salinivirga cyanobacteriivorans genome encodes these proteins:
- a CDS encoding HD domain-containing protein gives MINKKEVPSCILTAVSKAAWLHRYQRRKGSQKIPYINHPVKVALMLAECGHRDIELLQAAVLHDVIEDTEYTLEQLAAEFSEKVAGIVAEMTDDMSLPSKKRKQLQVVHAPELSADAAKIKIADKACNINDILEYDLSWTQKRKLDYVVWANEVVDNIKSPDRCLLKEFRAISERAMDAFS, from the coding sequence ATGATCAACAAAAAAGAAGTACCATCATGTATACTTACAGCCGTATCAAAAGCGGCCTGGCTTCACAGGTATCAGCGGCGTAAGGGTAGTCAGAAAATACCATACATAAATCATCCGGTAAAAGTTGCGCTTATGCTTGCAGAATGTGGCCACCGCGACATTGAACTTTTGCAGGCGGCCGTATTGCACGACGTGATAGAAGATACGGAGTATACTTTAGAACAATTGGCAGCGGAGTTTTCAGAAAAGGTAGCCGGAATCGTAGCGGAGATGACCGATGATATGTCTTTACCCTCAAAGAAGCGAAAACAACTACAGGTTGTGCACGCCCCAGAATTGTCTGCTGATGCAGCCAAAATTAAAATTGCCGATAAAGCTTGCAATATCAACGATATTCTGGAGTATGATTTATCATGGACCCAAAAGCGTAAATTAGATTATGTAGTGTGGGCAAACGAGGTAGTAGACAATATTAAATCGCCAGACAGATGTCTTTTAAAAGAATTTAGAGCAATAAGTGAGCGTGCAATGGATGCGTTCAGTTAG
- a CDS encoding ParA family protein produces the protein MSKVIALANQKGGVGKTTTAINLAASLGVLEQKVLLVDADPQANATSGFGFDVRNVKNSIYDCIVDEVDPQKTILNTEMDNVDLIPSNIDLVGAEIEMLNMPNRENMLKGVINKVKENYDWVLIDCSPSLGLITVNALTAADSTIIPVQCEYFALEGLGKLLNTIKIIQGNLNRELEIEGFLLTMYDGRTRLSNQVVDEVRTHFESMAFDTIIQRNIRLSEAPSYGKPIIQYDANSIGSTSYLNLAKELLQRNDSTKMENAEKQVD, from the coding sequence ATGTCAAAAGTAATTGCACTAGCGAATCAAAAAGGCGGAGTAGGAAAAACGACCACAGCAATAAACCTTGCGGCCAGTTTAGGTGTGCTCGAGCAAAAAGTGCTTTTGGTTGACGCTGATCCACAGGCAAATGCCACATCAGGCTTTGGTTTTGATGTAAGAAACGTTAAAAATAGCATATACGATTGCATTGTTGATGAGGTCGACCCTCAAAAAACTATTTTGAACACCGAAATGGACAATGTTGATCTAATTCCATCTAATATCGATTTGGTAGGTGCAGAGATAGAAATGCTCAACATGCCCAATCGTGAGAATATGCTTAAAGGCGTAATCAATAAAGTAAAAGAGAATTATGATTGGGTGCTTATAGATTGTTCTCCTTCACTTGGTCTGATTACTGTTAATGCACTTACAGCTGCTGATTCTACAATAATTCCTGTACAATGCGAATATTTTGCATTAGAGGGATTAGGTAAATTGCTGAATACCATTAAAATTATTCAGGGAAATCTTAATCGTGAACTGGAAATTGAGGGCTTCCTGCTTACTATGTATGATGGAAGAACAAGATTATCAAACCAGGTTGTTGACGAGGTTCGCACACACTTTGAATCAATGGCATTTGATACGATAATTCAGCGTAATATCAGGCTTAGTGAGGCTCCAAGTTATGGTAAGCCTATTATTCAGTACGATGCCAATAGCATTGGTTCAACCAGTTATCTGAACCTGGCTAAAGAATTGTTGCAGCGCAACGACTCAACAAAAATGGAGAATGCAGAGAAACAAGTAGATTAA
- a CDS encoding lytic transglycosylase domain-containing protein yields MRTIIVSLCIFFSLSVQATTSDYLTDTSRVNDKVALLQLSEDYDSLLHSWYVSRSLNQNNDDTIAMEDIANRSMSMPHDSVIRKNMAEMPVFFDMTYNRIVKSYFKVYLKDKRELTETVLGLSEYYFPYFESILDAHNLPLELKYLPVIESALNPRAVSRVGATGLWQFMYATGRFLDMEITSFVDERRDPVASTYAAADYLNSLHEIFGDWTLALAAYNCGPGNVNKAIRRSGGKTNFWDLYYYLPRETRGYVPGFIAVLYIFHHQEDLNLNAKNIEMPLLTDTVKLTQKLHLKQVAEVMQLPLGQLQDLNPQYRRNIIPGGKEYALRLPYKRATDFIALQDSILNYKDSVYFNTKALASKPSKQRYYGEAPSGNYTRLYYRVKPGDNLGFIADWYDVRIRDLRYWNGIRGSMIRTGQRLNVYIPKSRAANYKNIDKLSFAEKQKREGNPVSNTQSKKVSKKYPDDGKYEYYTLKKGETLWEVAKRYEGVSDRDILRMNNLTTGRYLKAGQRIKVKRIN; encoded by the coding sequence ATGAGAACAATAATAGTTAGCCTCTGCATTTTTTTTAGCCTATCTGTTCAGGCTACCACCTCAGATTATCTAACCGACACCAGCCGGGTAAACGATAAAGTTGCACTACTGCAGTTGTCAGAAGATTACGACAGTCTTTTGCATTCCTGGTATGTGAGCAGGTCTCTGAATCAAAATAACGATGACACAATCGCGATGGAGGATATCGCCAACCGATCAATGAGCATGCCCCACGATTCAGTGATCAGAAAGAACATGGCAGAAATGCCTGTTTTTTTCGATATGACCTATAACCGCATCGTAAAAAGCTATTTTAAGGTTTATCTGAAAGATAAACGCGAACTGACTGAAACTGTACTTGGCCTATCGGAGTATTATTTTCCGTATTTTGAATCAATTCTCGATGCACATAACCTTCCGCTCGAGCTGAAATATTTACCCGTTATTGAATCGGCACTGAACCCCCGGGCTGTTTCAAGAGTTGGCGCTACTGGTTTATGGCAGTTTATGTATGCCACAGGACGTTTCCTGGACATGGAAATTACTTCGTTTGTTGATGAACGAAGAGATCCGGTCGCTTCAACCTATGCTGCTGCCGATTACCTGAACTCCTTACATGAAATTTTTGGAGACTGGACGCTTGCCCTTGCTGCCTATAACTGCGGTCCGGGTAATGTCAATAAAGCCATCAGGAGAAGCGGAGGTAAAACCAATTTTTGGGATTTGTACTACTACCTGCCCCGGGAAACACGTGGATATGTGCCAGGTTTTATAGCTGTTTTATACATTTTTCACCACCAGGAAGATCTTAACCTGAATGCAAAGAATATTGAAATGCCTTTACTTACAGATACCGTTAAGCTTACGCAAAAGCTTCATTTAAAGCAGGTAGCAGAGGTTATGCAGCTTCCACTTGGGCAATTGCAGGATTTAAATCCGCAGTATCGCAGAAACATAATCCCCGGAGGAAAGGAGTATGCATTGCGTTTACCCTATAAACGGGCTACCGACTTTATCGCATTGCAGGATTCCATTCTGAATTACAAAGACTCAGTTTACTTTAATACTAAGGCCCTGGCAAGCAAACCAAGTAAGCAACGTTACTATGGCGAAGCGCCATCGGGTAATTATACCAGGTTATATTACCGGGTAAAACCCGGAGATAATTTAGGGTTTATAGCAGACTGGTATGATGTTAGAATTCGCGATTTGCGCTACTGGAACGGTATAAGAGGAAGCATGATTCGCACTGGCCAGCGTTTGAATGTGTACATTCCAAAATCAAGGGCTGCCAATTACAAAAATATTGATAAACTCAGTTTTGCAGAAAAACAAAAGCGTGAAGGAAATCCTGTGTCAAATACCCAATCAAAAAAGGTATCAAAGAAATATCCCGACGACGGAAAATATGAATATTATACCCTTAAAAAAGGGGAAACACTTTGGGAAGTTGCCAAGCGTTACGAGGGTGTCAGCGATCGTGATATTTTACGAATGAACAACCTCACTACAGGCCGATATTTAAAAGCAGGCCAACGCATTAAAGTCAAACGCATTAACTAA
- a CDS encoding THUMP domain-containing class I SAM-dependent RNA methyltransferase yields the protein MQLLSKTFHGLEDILAQELKEIGAQNIVTHKRAVAYEGDKAMMYRANMALRTALNVLMPIKEFTIENQNDFYEQVRAIDWGQYFKVRKTILVNATANSPIFDHSHFLELRTKDAIADYFSDKAGRRPNVDKENPQVRIDVYLSNNNCTISLNSSGEALFKRGYRAHHGQASLNEVLAAGMVLKTGWKGQNELVDPFCGSGTILTEAALIAANIRPGSYRTQFGFEHWNDFDRKTLELVQEEDDQKKIEVPILGVDNSPRQIGFSKANIQGAFLQKYIAVQTGDFESVQGEDERGTIITNPPYDKRVKTHEIDRLYRRFGDHLKQQFKGYDAWVLSGNDHAIRNIGLKTNSRTVLFNGPIETRLCEYKLF from the coding sequence ATGCAGCTATTATCAAAGACTTTTCACGGACTTGAAGACATACTGGCTCAAGAGCTAAAGGAAATTGGTGCACAAAACATCGTGACGCATAAAAGGGCTGTGGCTTATGAAGGCGATAAAGCCATGATGTACCGCGCAAATATGGCATTACGTACTGCCCTGAATGTTTTGATGCCCATTAAAGAGTTTACTATCGAAAATCAGAATGATTTTTATGAGCAGGTACGTGCCATTGATTGGGGGCAGTATTTTAAAGTGCGTAAAACAATTTTGGTTAATGCCACTGCAAACTCACCTATTTTTGACCATTCGCATTTTCTTGAACTACGCACCAAGGATGCCATTGCCGATTATTTTTCAGATAAAGCCGGACGCAGACCTAATGTTGATAAAGAAAATCCGCAAGTGCGCATAGATGTATATTTAAGTAATAACAACTGTACAATTTCACTTAACTCAAGTGGAGAGGCGCTCTTTAAGAGAGGTTACAGGGCTCATCATGGCCAGGCCTCACTCAACGAAGTACTGGCAGCAGGTATGGTTCTGAAAACCGGGTGGAAAGGACAGAATGAACTCGTAGATCCGTTTTGTGGATCGGGTACCATACTTACAGAAGCGGCATTAATTGCAGCCAATATAAGACCGGGCTCATACCGCACGCAGTTCGGATTTGAGCATTGGAATGACTTTGATCGGAAAACACTGGAGTTGGTGCAGGAAGAGGATGACCAAAAGAAAATTGAAGTCCCAATTTTAGGTGTGGACAACTCTCCACGACAGATCGGGTTTTCAAAAGCCAATATTCAGGGCGCTTTTTTACAAAAGTATATTGCTGTGCAAACCGGCGATTTTGAATCAGTGCAGGGTGAAGATGAGCGTGGAACAATAATAACAAATCCTCCTTACGATAAGCGAGTTAAAACCCATGAAATCGATCGGCTTTACCGGAGATTTGGTGATCATTTGAAACAGCAATTTAAAGGTTACGATGCCTGGGTCTTGTCTGGTAACGATCATGCTATAAGGAACATAGGTCTTAAAACTAATTCGCGGACAGTGTTGTTTAACGGTCCAATTGAGACCCGTTTGTGTGAGTACAAGTTATTTTAG
- a CDS encoding MBOAT family O-acyltransferase yields MQDLLSKIFTYQESVPMIFTHWSFWVFFLAVLAGFSALQKRMQLRNIWLFVVSLFFYYKCGGYYFFLLIFSTIVDYFIGWGIYNSTTPNKRKFLVGLSVFVNLFVLSYFKYAYFYTDLFNTILGTDIKVVNYLALGMNEIANTSLDIYTIILPVGISFYTFQTISYSIDIYRYKVKPVKNILDFGFYVSFFPQLVAGPIVRAAEFVPQIYRKFKLSAYEFGYATFLILNGLVKKIVISDYISVNFVDRVFEQPLLYSGFENLMAVYGYGIQIYCDFSGYTNIAIGVALLLGFRLPVNFRSPYKATSITDFWRRWHISLSSWLKDYLYIPLGGNRRGTVRTYTNLMITMILGGLWHGANMRFIIWGAIHGLALAFDKFIKSVTNFRFSGQWGRALSIFITFHIVSFAWIFFRAQSTEVVGNMLQQIGTDWQWGQTFEYLAGYKWIFLLMLVGFVFHWLPSRVKESYIRWYIVVPWYLKIPIIVIVVFFIFQIQSADIQPFIYFQF; encoded by the coding sequence ATGCAGGACTTATTAAGTAAGATATTTACCTACCAGGAAAGTGTTCCAATGATATTTACGCATTGGAGCTTTTGGGTATTCTTTCTTGCCGTGCTTGCCGGATTTTCTGCACTTCAGAAGCGCATGCAGCTTCGTAATATTTGGTTGTTTGTTGTAAGTCTGTTTTTCTATTATAAATGTGGAGGTTACTATTTCTTCCTGCTCATTTTTAGTACCATTGTCGATTATTTTATCGGATGGGGAATTTATAACAGCACAACGCCCAACAAACGTAAGTTTTTAGTCGGCTTAAGTGTGTTTGTAAACCTTTTTGTATTGTCGTATTTTAAATACGCTTATTTCTATACCGACCTTTTTAATACCATTTTGGGCACCGACATCAAGGTGGTAAATTATTTAGCGTTGGGGATGAATGAAATTGCCAATACCTCGCTCGATATTTATACCATTATTCTTCCTGTTGGGATATCGTTTTATACTTTTCAAACCATCAGTTACTCCATTGATATTTACCGGTATAAGGTGAAACCAGTGAAGAATATTCTTGATTTTGGCTTTTACGTTTCGTTTTTTCCGCAATTGGTTGCAGGGCCTATTGTGCGTGCAGCAGAATTTGTGCCTCAAATTTACAGAAAATTCAAACTGAGTGCTTATGAATTTGGATATGCCACTTTTTTGATCCTTAACGGATTGGTGAAAAAAATTGTAATAAGCGATTATATTTCGGTTAATTTCGTCGACAGGGTATTTGAACAGCCTCTGTTGTACTCCGGCTTCGAAAACTTAATGGCTGTTTACGGGTATGGAATACAAATATATTGCGATTTCAGTGGTTATACCAATATTGCAATTGGCGTGGCATTGCTATTAGGTTTTAGGTTGCCCGTGAACTTTCGTTCTCCATATAAAGCAACCAGCATAACCGATTTTTGGCGCAGGTGGCACATTTCTTTATCATCGTGGTTAAAAGACTACCTGTACATTCCACTTGGTGGTAATCGCAGGGGAACCGTACGTACCTACACCAATTTAATGATTACCATGATACTTGGTGGTTTGTGGCACGGAGCCAACATGCGCTTTATTATTTGGGGTGCTATTCATGGCCTTGCACTGGCTTTTGATAAATTTATAAAGTCGGTTACAAATTTCAGATTTTCAGGACAATGGGGCAGGGCATTGTCCATATTTATTACCTTCCACATTGTATCATTTGCATGGATATTTTTCAGGGCACAAAGCACTGAAGTTGTTGGAAATATGTTACAACAAATTGGTACCGACTGGCAATGGGGACAAACATTTGAGTATTTGGCAGGCTATAAATGGATATTTTTGTTAATGTTAGTTGGGTTTGTATTTCATTGGTTGCCTTCACGGGTTAAAGAGAGCTACATTCGTTGGTATATTGTAGTGCCATGGTACTTAAAAATACCCATTATCGTTATCGTGGTATTCTTTATTTTCCAGATACAGTCTGCAGATATACAGCCATTTATTTATTTCCAGTTTTAA
- a CDS encoding DUF5683 domain-containing protein, translating to MRFWLIVGAMFLCMAASGQKADPSGRLIEEEKPHSPKVASWLSTIVPGAGQVYNKKYWKVPVIYAGFATFAYFIRYNNRLYIKYRNLYQQKVAFDEGEGEIDPIYENVDKAIFRDQREYWRRNRDLNYIGLGALYLLQIIDANVDAHLYKYDISDDLTLRYEATYNQLVYNPALSKTSNAMGIKLTLNF from the coding sequence ATGCGTTTTTGGCTAATTGTGGGGGCGATGTTTTTATGTATGGCGGCTTCAGGTCAGAAAGCTGACCCATCGGGGCGCCTTATCGAAGAAGAAAAACCGCATTCTCCAAAAGTGGCTAGCTGGCTCTCCACGATTGTTCCGGGAGCCGGACAGGTATACAACAAAAAGTACTGGAAAGTTCCCGTTATCTATGCGGGCTTTGCCACTTTTGCATATTTCATAAGGTATAATAACCGTTTGTATATCAAATACCGTAATTTATATCAACAAAAAGTTGCTTTTGATGAAGGAGAAGGTGAGATCGATCCCATATATGAGAATGTAGATAAAGCCATTTTTCGCGATCAACGAGAATACTGGCGCCGAAACCGCGATTTAAACTACATTGGACTGGGCGCACTCTATTTGCTGCAAATTATTGATGCCAATGTCGATGCACATCTGTATAAATACGACATTAGCGACGATTTAACATTGCGATATGAGGCCACATATAACCAATTGGTATACAATCCTGCATTGTCAAAAACTTCCAATGCCATGGGCATTAAACTCACTTTAAATTTTTAA
- a CDS encoding DUF1987 domain-containing protein, whose protein sequence is MQTLHIDGTKVSPEVELNPKEGIFYFRGTSMSEDAVGFYMPIIDWLKAYAEKPNPKTHVTFHLTYFNTASSKLLWEIMILLQEIYKGGHDVKIDWVFQDEDEDMEEAGEIYAERMDIPVNLIINED, encoded by the coding sequence ATGCAGACACTTCATATAGATGGAACCAAAGTGAGCCCGGAAGTTGAACTCAACCCAAAAGAAGGAATATTTTACTTTAGAGGTACCTCAATGTCGGAAGATGCGGTAGGATTTTATATGCCAATTATTGATTGGTTAAAAGCATACGCCGAAAAACCCAACCCTAAAACACATGTTACCTTTCACTTAACCTATTTCAATACAGCATCATCAAAACTACTGTGGGAAATTATGATTTTGCTGCAGGAAATCTACAAAGGCGGGCACGACGTTAAAATAGACTGGGTTTTCCAGGATGAAGATGAAGACATGGAGGAGGCCGGTGAAATTTATGCTGAGCGTATGGATATCCCTGTCAACCTCATCATTAATGAGGACTAA
- a CDS encoding ParB/RepB/Spo0J family partition protein encodes MVAKKNALGRGLGALIEESPKAEEPVQNDAITEIPLTQVKVNPFQPRTEFSEEALEELSASIKELGIIQPITVRQVGEKEYQIISGERRTRAAHMAGLETIPAYVRTADDQAMLELALVENIQREDLDAIEIAISYKRLIDECKLTQQNLSSRVGKQRSTITNYLRLLNLPAEVQKGIRHKVIAMGHARALINIENDDDRLFLFEMIVKEGLSVRKVEELAKSINEGVDIKEQNKNTQKTTKKPGLGEGYKELQSQLDNFFNTKTKLKRNDNGKGQIVIPFKSDDELERIIGLLDHVKND; translated from the coding sequence ATGGTAGCGAAGAAGAATGCTTTAGGCAGAGGATTAGGTGCTTTAATTGAAGAATCACCAAAGGCAGAAGAGCCTGTACAGAATGACGCTATAACAGAAATACCTCTTACGCAGGTAAAGGTAAACCCATTTCAGCCCAGAACCGAATTCAGTGAGGAAGCGCTTGAGGAGCTCTCTGCTTCCATAAAAGAGCTTGGAATCATTCAGCCCATTACAGTTCGTCAGGTTGGAGAAAAGGAATACCAGATTATTTCCGGTGAGCGCAGAACCCGGGCCGCACATATGGCCGGGCTGGAGACTATTCCTGCTTATGTACGTACTGCTGATGACCAGGCCATGCTGGAGCTTGCCCTGGTAGAAAACATTCAACGTGAAGACCTTGATGCAATTGAAATTGCCATTAGTTACAAAAGGTTAATTGACGAATGTAAACTTACACAACAAAACCTTAGTTCGCGTGTTGGAAAACAGCGCTCAACCATAACCAATTACCTGCGACTTTTAAATTTACCTGCAGAAGTGCAGAAAGGTATTCGACACAAAGTGATCGCTATGGGGCATGCCCGTGCACTGATCAACATTGAGAATGATGATGACCGGTTGTTCCTTTTTGAAATGATTGTTAAGGAGGGACTTTCTGTAAGAAAAGTTGAAGAGTTGGCAAAAAGCATAAATGAAGGTGTTGATATAAAGGAGCAGAACAAGAATACTCAAAAAACAACCAAAAAACCAGGGTTGGGCGAAGGGTATAAAGAGTTGCAGAGCCAGCTGGATAATTTTTTTAATACAAAGACAAAGCTCAAGCGAAATGATAACGGTAAAGGACAGATTGTAATCCCGTTTAAAAGCGATGATGAGCTTGAGCGAATTATCGGGTTACTCGACCACGTTAAAAACGATTAA
- a CDS encoding sigma-54-dependent transcriptional regulator, whose protein sequence is MARILVIDDEESIRNTLQEILEYEKYSVDLSEDGEQGLELVKKNDYNVILCDIKMPKMDGIDVLERVTRLQPDTPVIMISGHGNIDTAVESIKKGAYDFIEKPLDLNRLLITIKNAQDKSTLVEETKRLKQKVSKNFQMVGSSASLTQVRQMVERVGPTEARVLITGENGTGKELVARQLHEMSQRKSSSFIEVNCAAIPSELIESELFGHEKGAFTSANKQRKGKFEQANGGTLFLDEIGDMSLSAQSKVLRALQENKITRVGGDKDIDVNVRIVAATNKNMDKEIEANRFREDLYHRISVILINVPPLRERIEDIPELASFFTEQICDEYKIKPVKITEDAIEELQKLQWTGNIREFRNVIERLIILSNEQITGKDVKSFAHPLSTTKKQ, encoded by the coding sequence ATGGCGAGAATTCTAGTAATAGACGACGAAGAGAGCATTAGAAACACGCTTCAGGAGATACTCGAATACGAAAAATATTCCGTTGATCTATCTGAAGACGGAGAGCAAGGGCTGGAACTGGTCAAAAAAAACGACTACAATGTAATTCTTTGTGATATTAAAATGCCCAAGATGGATGGTATTGATGTGCTGGAGCGCGTTACAAGGCTGCAGCCCGATACCCCTGTGATTATGATATCAGGTCACGGAAACATCGATACAGCCGTAGAGTCGATCAAAAAAGGGGCTTACGATTTTATAGAAAAACCACTCGACCTGAACAGGCTGCTTATCACCATAAAAAATGCACAGGACAAATCCACATTGGTGGAAGAAACCAAAAGACTTAAACAAAAGGTTTCGAAAAACTTTCAAATGGTAGGTAGTAGCGCTTCGCTAACACAGGTAAGACAAATGGTCGAAAGAGTTGGCCCAACAGAAGCAAGAGTGCTGATTACTGGCGAAAACGGAACAGGTAAAGAGCTTGTAGCACGTCAATTGCACGAAATGAGCCAACGTAAAAGCTCATCTTTCATAGAAGTAAATTGCGCTGCAATACCATCTGAGCTCATAGAAAGTGAACTATTTGGCCATGAGAAAGGAGCATTTACCTCAGCCAATAAACAACGGAAAGGTAAATTTGAGCAAGCCAATGGTGGTACCCTATTCCTCGACGAAATCGGAGACATGAGCCTCTCTGCGCAATCAAAAGTGCTCAGAGCTTTGCAGGAGAACAAAATAACCCGTGTAGGTGGCGATAAAGATATTGATGTAAATGTGCGAATTGTGGCAGCTACCAACAAAAATATGGATAAAGAAATTGAAGCAAACCGCTTTCGCGAAGACCTCTACCACCGAATTAGTGTAATCCTGATTAACGTACCACCCCTGAGAGAGCGCATTGAAGATATACCTGAACTAGCCAGCTTCTTTACCGAACAAATTTGTGATGAATATAAAATTAAACCGGTAAAAATTACCGAAGATGCAATAGAAGAACTTCAAAAGCTGCAATGGACAGGCAATATTCGGGAATTCAGAAATGTAATTGAACGGCTCATTATTTTAAGCAATGAGCAAATAACGGGTAAAGATGTAAAATCTTTTGCACACCCTTTGAGTACAACCAAAAAACAGTAA
- a CDS encoding GDSL-type esterase/lipase family protein gives MTIRVAGFCILLFLIPGYIFSQDYPYDIPQYDFIKYDENKLEGDLSQLPGFDKFFKKWQELILNGDSKIEILHLGDSHIQADFFTGQIRKRMQQFFPGSEGARGVIFPYNLAATNNPGNYLIRSSNKWKVVNGVKQKNVHTGLIPAKVYSTDSVIDLGINQYDTLPFSGFNEIEMWYASKDTIILETPSGNYVDVLPGQGKLNIALRHLVKKVEIKILGADSLHPFEMYGIGLKNELPGITYHALGLNGAEAEDFAQCENFKRFLNFTNPDLIVISLGTNDIYDRYAKMSDFTLYYGSLIQQIRAVFPDKALILTTPGDHFIRGYLPNKKVKKAATVIQDIAVKFQSAVWDFYAIMGGEGSMRMWDMYGLSARDRVHLSKKGYHLQGDLFFNALLHSFEHAAMPEK, from the coding sequence ATGACAATCCGAGTAGCCGGCTTTTGTATTTTATTGTTTTTAATACCCGGATATATATTCTCACAGGATTATCCATACGATATACCACAATACGATTTTATAAAGTATGATGAGAACAAGCTCGAGGGCGATTTATCGCAATTACCCGGATTCGATAAGTTTTTTAAAAAGTGGCAGGAGCTGATACTGAACGGCGATTCGAAAATTGAAATTTTACATTTGGGCGACTCTCACATTCAGGCTGATTTCTTTACAGGTCAGATTCGAAAACGCATGCAACAATTTTTCCCCGGCTCCGAAGGTGCACGAGGTGTAATTTTTCCATACAATCTTGCTGCAACAAATAATCCCGGGAATTATTTAATTCGTTCCTCTAACAAATGGAAGGTAGTAAACGGCGTAAAACAGAAGAATGTCCATACCGGCCTTATACCGGCAAAAGTTTATTCAACCGATTCAGTAATCGATTTAGGTATCAATCAATACGACACATTACCATTCTCTGGGTTTAATGAGATTGAAATGTGGTATGCCTCAAAAGATACAATCATATTAGAAACCCCATCAGGCAATTATGTTGATGTACTTCCGGGGCAGGGAAAACTTAATATTGCATTGAGACACCTGGTGAAAAAAGTGGAGATTAAAATACTGGGTGCCGACTCGTTGCATCCCTTTGAGATGTATGGAATTGGTCTGAAAAATGAGTTGCCAGGTATTACCTATCATGCCCTTGGTCTCAATGGTGCAGAGGCCGAGGATTTTGCGCAATGTGAGAACTTCAAACGTTTTCTGAACTTTACTAACCCAGACCTAATTGTGATTTCTCTCGGAACCAATGACATTTATGACAGATATGCTAAAATGAGTGATTTTACTTTGTATTATGGTTCATTAATTCAGCAAATAAGAGCAGTTTTTCCCGATAAAGCGTTAATTTTAACTACCCCGGGTGACCATTTTATCCGTGGGTATTTACCCAATAAGAAAGTTAAAAAGGCAGCAACAGTTATTCAGGACATTGCAGTTAAATTTCAATCTGCTGTTTGGGATTTCTATGCCATTATGGGTGGCGAAGGCTCAATGCGAATGTGGGATATGTATGGATTGAGTGCCCGCGACAGGGTGCATCTTTCTAAAAAGGGTTATCATTTGCAGGGCGATTTGTTTTTTAATGCTTTGTTGCATAGTTTTGAGCACGCGGCAATGCCAGAAAAATGA